The following proteins come from a genomic window of Paramicrobacterium humi:
- a CDS encoding ATP-binding cassette domain-containing protein: MSTTDRVVLKARGVTKHYGHVQALRGADLEIRAGEVVGLVGDNGAGKSTLVGVLSGATPPTDGTLEFEGSDVSLANPAHARTLGIETVYQDLALALDVPIWANLFLGRERRAPGPLGWFGWLDRRKMIAESEDELLATRIRIGSVKARTSALSGGQRQAIAVARAVSQGSKLVLMDEPTAALGVEQQHRVGELVRSVADRGVPVLLISHNLPQVSELCDRVLVMYRGRIVADLNPKLETVETIISWITGAALEEKK, encoded by the coding sequence ATGAGCACGACAGATCGTGTCGTTCTGAAGGCGCGTGGTGTGACAAAGCACTATGGCCATGTACAGGCTCTCCGCGGCGCCGACCTCGAGATACGCGCGGGTGAGGTAGTGGGACTCGTCGGGGACAACGGGGCGGGCAAATCGACACTCGTGGGCGTTCTCTCCGGAGCGACTCCTCCCACTGACGGAACGTTGGAGTTCGAGGGGAGCGATGTCTCGCTGGCGAATCCGGCGCACGCCCGCACCCTCGGCATCGAAACGGTCTATCAGGACCTGGCGTTAGCGCTTGACGTTCCGATATGGGCGAACCTCTTCCTGGGAAGGGAACGGCGAGCCCCCGGCCCGCTCGGCTGGTTCGGATGGCTGGACCGCCGAAAAATGATCGCCGAATCAGAGGACGAACTCTTGGCGACACGGATTCGAATCGGGTCCGTGAAAGCCCGCACTAGTGCTCTCTCGGGTGGGCAACGTCAAGCGATCGCTGTCGCCCGCGCGGTCTCACAGGGTTCGAAACTCGTGCTCATGGACGAGCCGACAGCCGCCCTCGGAGTTGAACAACAGCATCGTGTAGGTGAGCTGGTTCGTTCGGTTGCCGATCGGGGCGTCCCGGTGCTGCTCATCAGCCATAACCTTCCGCAGGTGTCCGAGCTCTGCGATCGGGTGCTGGTCATGTACCGCGGCCGAATCGTCGCTGACTTGAACCCCAAGCTGGAAACCGTGGAGACGATCATCAGCTGGATCACCGGTGCCGCACTGGAGGAGAAGAAATGA
- a CDS encoding ABC transporter permease — MSDSRVKRKPRTAETSTIDMPVHADEPQKRTALQRVGRFLGRGDGDVARVLILVAIVIVIGLFAPNFLSKASWLALSQTATVVALLALGQTFVIITGGIDLSVGAVMACSAVIGATVMRNMHVSGVEPTLTILAGLAVMLIVGSAAGLLNGLVITKLRITPFIVTLGMLSVATGTMNLVSGGAEVVGLPPVLGQIGNYPLGGWVTVPVLITILAAIVSALVLTRTRFGLRSYAIGSNQGAARRAGIAVDAHLIRVYVLAGLFSGIGGFLLTSRFVNASPLAAQGMELLSIAAAVIGGASLIGGRGSIVGTMIGALIMAALQIGLIVAGVQSFWQTIAIGIITVAAVFGDQIRIRYSGERA, encoded by the coding sequence ATGAGTGATTCACGAGTCAAGCGCAAGCCGCGCACCGCTGAAACCTCCACGATCGATATGCCGGTTCACGCAGACGAGCCGCAAAAGCGTACAGCGCTCCAACGCGTGGGGCGTTTCCTGGGGCGAGGCGACGGAGATGTCGCAAGAGTTCTGATCCTTGTCGCCATAGTCATCGTGATAGGACTGTTTGCCCCCAACTTCCTGTCGAAAGCGAGCTGGCTGGCGCTATCGCAGACGGCCACGGTTGTGGCGCTGCTCGCTTTGGGGCAGACGTTCGTGATCATCACCGGAGGCATTGACCTGTCGGTGGGCGCGGTCATGGCCTGTTCGGCCGTGATCGGCGCGACAGTCATGCGCAACATGCACGTGTCTGGCGTAGAGCCGACACTCACGATACTTGCCGGGCTCGCGGTCATGCTCATCGTGGGATCCGCCGCGGGCCTGCTGAACGGCCTCGTTATCACGAAGCTCCGAATAACCCCGTTCATTGTGACTTTAGGCATGCTGAGCGTTGCCACAGGGACGATGAACCTTGTAAGTGGGGGAGCGGAGGTCGTAGGCCTCCCGCCTGTGCTCGGCCAGATTGGAAACTATCCACTCGGCGGGTGGGTTACGGTGCCTGTGCTCATCACCATTCTTGCGGCGATCGTCTCAGCGCTCGTACTGACAAGGACGCGGTTCGGACTGCGCTCGTATGCAATCGGTAGCAATCAGGGCGCAGCGCGTCGCGCGGGAATCGCCGTCGATGCGCACCTCATCCGCGTGTACGTTCTCGCGGGTCTGTTCTCCGGCATCGGTGGCTTCCTGCTGACAAGCCGTTTCGTCAACGCGAGCCCTTTGGCGGCACAAGGGATGGAGCTCTTGTCCATTGCGGCGGCTGTGATTGGCGGTGCGAGCCTCATCGGCGGACGTGGATCGATCGTCGGGACCATGATCGGTGCTCTGATCATGGCGGCGCTGCAGATCGGACTGATCGTGGCCGGGGTGCAGTCGTTCTGGCAAACGATTGCAATCGGAATCATCACTGTCGCAGCCGTATTCGGAGATCAGATTCGAATCAGGTATTCCGGCGAACGCGCCTGA
- a CDS encoding xylulokinase — MAHVWIGIDLGTSSVKCVALDERASVIATSQERYPVNRPRPGWAEQDPESWWLAVVAALAGLLHRLPAGTSVGGAGLSGQMHGLVLVDNALRPVRPAIIWSDSRASREVEYWRARVGDNEIEAKTGFRPASGMAGVSLSWVRAHEPEAFARAAFAMQPKDYVRLRLTGRAGLDPTDAGASLLFDVRSGVPAQPLLDIAGVGRDLLPQVVATLAPFGTVTQAAARETGLAPGVLVATGGSDQAMAAFGLGLDSSDRAAISLSSGGTVLVPIDSSAAVPPGYHRLAAATPRHNLAMGVILAAGLATEWLASMLNRSVQELLEAAADVSVDDALIGLSDFGGTRTPRVDGAPQGAFSGIGFHHEPAHLMRALVEGAAVSLAGALADIQPGTLKAKTVVLSGGGARFAVWRQSVADATGLPVTISADLEHSALGAALSAAAAAEADVTFDAAQRVHGIVQPSEESVARLRRQSERRAALAEVSSTRRHPQNYGSGDPK, encoded by the coding sequence ATGGCGCACGTCTGGATCGGAATCGATCTCGGCACTTCGAGCGTGAAGTGTGTGGCGTTAGACGAGCGTGCCTCGGTCATCGCGACGAGCCAAGAACGGTATCCAGTGAACCGACCACGACCGGGTTGGGCCGAACAAGACCCCGAGTCATGGTGGTTAGCGGTCGTCGCGGCGTTAGCCGGCCTACTCCACCGGCTACCCGCCGGCACTTCCGTAGGGGGCGCCGGGCTTTCTGGCCAAATGCACGGTCTCGTTCTCGTTGACAATGCCCTGCGCCCCGTTCGCCCAGCGATCATATGGTCAGATAGTCGCGCATCGCGAGAAGTCGAGTATTGGCGGGCTCGCGTAGGCGACAACGAGATCGAGGCGAAAACGGGGTTCCGGCCGGCCAGCGGGATGGCGGGAGTCAGTCTCTCGTGGGTGCGTGCGCATGAGCCCGAGGCGTTTGCGCGCGCTGCGTTCGCCATGCAGCCGAAGGACTACGTTCGTTTGCGCCTGACGGGCCGGGCGGGGCTCGATCCAACTGACGCTGGCGCCTCCTTGCTGTTCGATGTGCGCTCCGGCGTGCCCGCCCAGCCCTTGCTTGATATCGCCGGAGTGGGTCGCGATTTACTGCCACAAGTCGTCGCTACGCTCGCGCCTTTTGGGACTGTCACGCAAGCAGCCGCACGCGAGACGGGACTCGCCCCCGGCGTATTGGTCGCGACTGGTGGGAGTGACCAAGCGATGGCTGCATTCGGTTTGGGACTTGACTCTTCCGATCGTGCCGCGATTTCACTCAGCTCCGGAGGCACCGTGTTGGTGCCGATTGACTCCTCTGCCGCAGTTCCCCCGGGTTATCACAGGCTGGCTGCCGCCACGCCGCGGCATAACCTCGCGATGGGCGTGATCTTGGCGGCGGGGCTTGCGACGGAGTGGCTGGCGTCGATGCTCAATCGCTCCGTGCAAGAGCTTCTGGAAGCGGCTGCCGACGTCTCGGTGGACGACGCGTTGATCGGCCTCTCGGATTTCGGCGGTACGCGAACCCCACGAGTGGATGGCGCGCCCCAAGGTGCCTTTTCTGGCATCGGTTTCCATCACGAGCCAGCTCATCTCATGCGCGCTCTCGTCGAGGGAGCGGCTGTCTCACTCGCGGGGGCACTCGCCGATATCCAGCCCGGCACTCTCAAGGCGAAGACGGTCGTGCTGTCAGGAGGTGGTGCACGGTTCGCAGTGTGGAGGCAGTCCGTCGCGGACGCGACGGGCCTTCCCGTAACGATCAGTGCTGACCTGGAGCATTCGGCGCTGGGCGCTGCTCTCTCCGCCGCGGCCGCGGCCGAGGCTGACGTGACCTTCGACGCCGCGCAGAGGGTCCACGGAATCGTGCAGCCTTCGGAGGAATCTGTTGCGAGGCTCCGTCGACAGAGTGAACGCCGGGCGGCATTGGCAGAAGTTTCGAGCACGAGGCGACATCCGCAGAACTACGGAAGTGGGGACCCGAAATGA